Proteins found in one Bicyclus anynana chromosome 24, ilBicAnyn1.1, whole genome shotgun sequence genomic segment:
- the LOC112050293 gene encoding coiled-coil domain-containing protein 63-like: MESSSPEHLPTDMEVLKKMEDEHLHSQRQVRLIQTDRQHRSLGVHPQFRRQDHLLRTLKKEYLNLHKDLKIARSGAHKKNDKRMKQELTRALLSRTEHEEEREENLTLMEQLDELLQEKKKELLLINEKVIANNGELEVRRALSDHRLSSAENKLEIAMWSFNEVQCENKKVRQEIEHMLNDRALFNQSWNKMMSALSKGKKFLTDLFESSTLAYDQRDEWCAKLKSAQEKGKVDQMVQIQEMRDLQKAFDHEMKLYNFLAKKGVIRINKEEEKRAEDQKKKEEEEIEKNLKAHDKIFSDINDYTEEHDVDKIIEQFERVEQENFSIYKLLNEYCAENEVLKRGLEKIKQDIEDRRDWNEMAEENRQEKLQQLRDKLEKQKLATEDKRTQLTEKSLLIEDTMKKVTELFNLLDCSLEPYQNLLGDKQPSLHHVNLTFRLITEKIQELVQITYYCERHVQRKDKSSSRLKKYTVRVQPPEPWSATPITVLVPAEPCPACIEARWLSRVSDTPETPFTRAMSEAARLQLEEEPAFERSDRIHALAECRAPQSRLILAKRYMPY; the protein is encoded by the exons aTGGAGTCATCAAGTCCAGAGCATCTACCTACTGATATGGAAGTCCTGAAGAAAATGGAGGACGAGCATTTGCACTCACAAAGACAA GTCCGTCTGatacagacggacagacagcaCCGCTCGCTGGGAGTACACCCGCAGTTCCGGCGCCAGGACCACCTGCTGCGAACCCTCAAGAAGGAGTACCTCAACCTTCACAAGGACCTCAAG ATAGCGAGATCAGGAGCCCATAAGAAGAATGACAAGAGAATGAAGCAAGAATTGACAAGAGCTTTGCTATCACGCACTGAGCATGAAGAGGAACGCGAAG AAAACCTGACTCTCATGGAGCAATTAGATGAGCTGCTGCAAGAGAAGAAGAAAGAGTTGCTACTCATCAATGAGAAAGTCATCGCTAATAACGGAGAG TTGGAGGTACGAAGAGCACTGAGCGACCACCGATTGTCCTCAGCTGAGAACAAGCTAGAGATAGCGATGTGGAGTTTCAACGAGGTCCAGTGCGAGAACAAGAAGGTCAGGCAAGAGATAGAGCACATGCTGAATGAcag AGCATTGTTCAACCAATCGTGGAACAAAATGATGTCAGCCCTCAGCAAAGGCAAGAAGTTTCTAACGGATCTATTCGAGTCTTCTACCCTGGCGTACGACCAGAGAGATGAATGGTGTGCCAAGTTGAAGTCAGCCCAGGAGAAAGGGAAGGTCGATCAGATGGTGCAAATACAG GAAATGAGAGACTTGCAAAAAGCTTTTGACCATGAAATGAAGCTCTACAATTTCCTAGCAAAGAAAGGTGTCATCAGAATCAACAAAGAGGAAGAGAAAAGAGCAGAAGaccaaaagaaaaaagaagaggagGAGATCGAGAAGAATTTAAAAGCACACGATAAAATATTTAGCGACATTAAC GATTACACAGAAGAACACGACGTTGACAAAATAATAGAGCAATTCGAGCGAGTGGAACAAGAAAACTTTTCAATATACAAGCTATTGAATGAGTACTGTGCGGAAAACGAGGTCTTGAAGAGAggtttagaaaaaattaaacaggATATTG AAGACAGACGGGACTGGAACGAAATGGCGGAAGAGAACAGGCAGGAGAAATTGCAACAACTAAGAGACAAGTTGGAGAAGCAGAAGTTGGCAACAGAAGATAAGAGAACCCAACTTACTGAGAAATCGCTACTTATAGAAGACACGATGAAGAAAGTCACTGAACTATTTAA TTTATTGGACTGTTCTCTGGAGCCCTACCAAAACCTGCTGGGAGACAAACAGCCGTCTCTCCACCATGTCAACCTGACCTTCAGGCTCATCACTGAGAAAATACAGGAGTTGGTGCAGATCACATATTATTGC GAGCGCCATGTACAACGGAAGGACAAGAGCAGCTCTCGTCTGAAGAAGTACACAGTGAGGGTGCAGCCCCCGGAGCCCTGGAGCGCCACGCCCATCACAGTGCTGGTCCCCGCCGAACCTTGCCCAGC TTGCATCGAAGCCCGCTGGCTGTCACGAGTGAGTGACACTCCGGAGACGCCGTTCACTCGCGCGATGAGTGAGGCGGCTCGCCTGCAGCTGGAGGAGGAGCCGGCCTTCGAGAGGAGTGACAGGATCCACGCGCTCGCTGAGTGCCGCGCGCCGCAAAGCCGACTGATACTGGCTAAGCGATACATGCCCTACTGA